A part of Pectinatus sottacetonis genomic DNA contains:
- the ruvX gene encoding Holliday junction resolvase RuvX has translation DERLSTVAAERYLVAADVSRAKRRKVIDKMAAVFILQGYLDSNPQKLY, from the coding sequence GGATGAACGCTTATCTACTGTAGCAGCAGAGCGTTATCTAGTCGCTGCTGATGTAAGCAGAGCAAAACGCCGTAAAGTCATTGATAAAATGGCTGCTGTCTTTATTTTACAGGGATATCTAGACAGTAATCCGCAAAAATTATATTAA
- the sdhB gene encoding succinate dehydrogenase iron-sulfur subunit, whose product MSEQKTVHFIIERQDSPDSKPYTEEFLVPYRPALNVVAALMEIQKNPVTKDGKKTTPVVWECNCLEKVCGACMMVINGKAKQACATLVDQISQPIHLAPARTFPVIRDLQIDRSVMFESLKRIQGWIEVDGSWEVNDAPIQNPYTAATAYEIAHCMTCGCCLEACPNVGPQSDFIGPAPTVQAYLFNLNPLGKFDKEKRLNALMQKGGITSCGNSQNCVEVCPKDIKLTTYLAQLNRDVNKQALKNIFNK is encoded by the coding sequence ATGTCAGAACAAAAAACAGTACATTTTATTATAGAACGTCAGGATAGTCCTGACAGTAAACCTTATACAGAAGAATTTTTAGTACCATATCGTCCGGCTCTTAATGTTGTTGCTGCGTTAATGGAAATACAAAAAAACCCAGTAACTAAAGATGGTAAAAAGACAACTCCTGTTGTCTGGGAATGTAATTGTCTGGAAAAAGTTTGTGGTGCTTGTATGATGGTTATTAATGGAAAAGCTAAACAAGCTTGTGCTACTTTGGTAGACCAGATTTCGCAGCCTATACATTTGGCTCCGGCACGTACTTTTCCTGTTATCCGTGATTTACAAATAGATCGTTCCGTAATGTTTGAAAGCCTTAAACGTATTCAAGGCTGGATTGAAGTAGATGGCAGTTGGGAAGTAAATGATGCTCCTATCCAAAACCCTTACACTGCTGCAACTGCTTATGAAATTGCTCATTGCATGACATGTGGTTGTTGTTTGGAAGCCTGTCCTAATGTTGGTCCTCAGTCTGATTTTATTGGACCGGCACCTACTGTACAGGCATATTTATTCAATCTTAATCCACTTGGCAAATTTGATAAAGAAAAACGTCTTAATGCCTTAATGCAAAAGGGCGGTATTACAAGCTGCGGCAACAGTCAAAACTGTGTTGAAGTTTGTCCTAAGGATATAAAATTGACTACGTATCTGGCACAGCTTAATCGTGATGTAAATAAACAAGCTTTAAAGAATATTTTTAATAAATAA
- the sdhA gene encoding succinate dehydrogenase flavoprotein subunit, translating to MSKKNIIVVGGGLSGLMATIKICEAGGEVKLFSYCPVKRSHSLCAQGGINACMNTKGQHDTTWEHFDDTVYGGDFLADQTAVKGMCETAPKLIKMFDRMGVPFTRTAEGVLDLRNFGGQKNKRTVFAGSTTGQQLLYALDEQVRKWEVKGKVKKYEFWEFIKIIKNDKKVCRGIVAQNMNSMEVEAFRADAVILATGGPGVIFGRCTASTICNGSAVSAVYQQGAEIGNSEFIQIHPTAIPGSDKNRLMSEACRGEGGRVWTYKDGKPWYFLEEMYPAYGNLVPRDIAARAIYDVCVNQGLGINGENRVYLDLSHIPAEYLERKLGGILEMYSEFVGDDPRKVPMQIYPSVHYSMGGIWVDIKHNTNIPALLASGECDYQYHGANRLGANSLLSAAYSGTISGPEAIRWSESDEIGEELTDEQLTVAKQECVDQFEDIINMNGTENAHKLHHELGDLMNKYCTIVRVNKELDYCMGELKKILARWNDIGVSDKGHWANQEAMFVRQLRNMILYAMVICKAARKRDESRGAHYKPEFPDRNDEKFLKTTIATYNPETNEPEITYRDFDHSLIKPRPRRYDVAKGGK from the coding sequence GTGAGTAAAAAGAATATAATCGTTGTCGGCGGTGGTCTGTCCGGACTTATGGCAACAATTAAAATTTGCGAAGCAGGCGGCGAAGTAAAATTGTTTTCGTATTGTCCTGTAAAACGTTCACATTCTTTATGTGCACAGGGCGGTATAAACGCCTGCATGAATACAAAGGGACAGCACGATACAACATGGGAACATTTTGATGACACAGTTTATGGCGGAGATTTCTTAGCAGATCAGACAGCTGTTAAAGGTATGTGCGAAACAGCTCCTAAACTTATAAAGATGTTTGATCGCATGGGGGTACCTTTTACACGTACTGCTGAAGGTGTACTGGATCTGCGTAATTTCGGCGGGCAAAAAAATAAACGTACGGTATTTGCTGGTTCTACAACTGGTCAACAGCTATTGTATGCTCTTGATGAACAAGTTCGTAAATGGGAAGTAAAGGGCAAAGTTAAAAAATATGAGTTCTGGGAATTTATAAAAATTATAAAGAACGATAAAAAAGTTTGTCGCGGTATTGTAGCACAAAACATGAATTCAATGGAAGTTGAAGCATTCCGTGCTGATGCCGTAATATTGGCAACCGGTGGTCCGGGAGTTATTTTCGGTCGTTGTACAGCATCTACTATATGTAATGGTTCTGCAGTATCTGCTGTTTATCAGCAAGGTGCTGAAATTGGCAACAGTGAATTCATTCAAATTCATCCAACAGCAATTCCAGGCAGTGATAAGAATCGGCTTATGTCTGAAGCTTGCCGTGGTGAAGGTGGTCGTGTATGGACTTATAAAGATGGTAAACCATGGTATTTCCTGGAAGAAATGTATCCAGCTTATGGTAACTTAGTTCCTCGTGATATTGCGGCACGTGCTATATATGATGTATGTGTAAATCAGGGATTAGGTATTAACGGCGAAAATCGTGTATATTTGGATCTTTCCCATATTCCTGCTGAATATCTTGAACGTAAACTTGGTGGTATATTAGAAATGTATTCGGAATTTGTAGGCGATGATCCTCGTAAAGTGCCAATGCAGATATATCCTTCCGTTCATTATTCAATGGGTGGTATCTGGGTAGATATCAAACACAATACAAATATTCCGGCACTGCTCGCTTCTGGAGAATGTGATTATCAGTATCATGGAGCTAATCGTTTGGGAGCTAATTCACTTCTTTCGGCAGCTTATTCTGGAACGATATCAGGTCCGGAAGCAATTCGTTGGTCAGAAAGTGATGAAATAGGCGAAGAATTAACTGATGAACAGCTTACCGTTGCAAAACAGGAATGTGTAGATCAGTTTGAAGATATTATTAATATGAATGGTACAGAAAATGCGCACAAACTTCACCATGAATTAGGTGATTTAATGAATAAATATTGTACAATTGTTCGTGTTAATAAAGAACTTGATTACTGTATGGGCGAGTTGAAAAAGATTTTAGCACGCTGGAATGATATCGGTGTAAGTGATAAAGGCCATTGGGCAAACCAGGAAGCTATGTTTGTTCGTCAGTTGCGCAATATGATCCTTTATGCAATGGTTATCTGTAAGGCTGCTCGCAAACGTGACGAAAGCCGTGGCGCTCATTATAAACCGGAATTTCCTGATCGCAATGATGAAAAATTCCTTAAAACTACTATTGCAACATATAATCCTGAAACAAATGAACCTGAAATTACCTATAGAGATTTTGATCACTCCTTGATTAAACCGCGTCCGCGTCGCTACGATGTTGCTAAGGGAGGTAAATAA
- a CDS encoding succinate dehydrogenase gives MFNVTFYIRRLHSICGIVPMGLFLLEHIMTNAEVLGGPQAFNEAIERIELIPHNIMLVIEIFGLAIPFLFHMLYGLYITLQAKNNPTQYGYARNWQFALQRWTAVFLFVFLIIHVVDLRIFTKGGGTPISYALLDQMFNNMGWFVLYLVGMIAAIFHFCNGVTTLCMTWGIAKGPRIQTFVSRVMMAVCVLLSVVTVVFMAAYKMQ, from the coding sequence ATGTTCAATGTAACATTTTACATTCGTCGACTGCATTCAATTTGCGGCATTGTTCCGATGGGATTGTTTTTGTTAGAACATATTATGACTAACGCAGAGGTACTTGGCGGACCACAGGCTTTTAATGAAGCCATTGAAAGAATTGAGCTTATTCCACATAATATCATGTTAGTAATTGAAATTTTTGGTCTGGCAATTCCTTTCTTGTTCCATATGCTTTATGGTTTGTATATAACTCTGCAGGCAAAAAATAATCCAACACAATACGGATATGCCCGTAACTGGCAGTTTGCCCTTCAAAGATGGACAGCTGTTTTCTTATTTGTTTTTCTTATTATCCATGTAGTCGACCTGCGTATTTTTACTAAAGGCGGCGGTACTCCGATTTCCTATGCTTTATTAGATCAGATGTTTAATAATATGGGTTGGTTTGTTCTCTATTTGGTTGGCATGATTGCTGCGATATTCCATTTTTGCAATGGTGTGACCACTCTGTGCATGACATGGGGTATAGCTAAAGGTCCTCGTATACAAACATTCGTAAGCAGAGTAATGATGGCTGTTTGTGTATTATTATCCGTTGTTACTGTTGTATTTATGGCAGCTTACAAAATGCAATAA
- a CDS encoding Fe-S-containing hydro-lyase — protein sequence MAEKIRITTPLTEEASRKLKAGDSVLISGVIYSARDAAHKVMTEALARGEKLPIDWHNQIVYYLGPTPAKPGNPIGSCGPTTAGRMDAYTPTMLEQGIKGMIGKGSREPEVIESMKKNGATYFAAVGGAAAFISKSVKKYEVIAYPELGPEALAALTVEDFPAIVVIDSEGNNFYEIGQKPYRRL from the coding sequence ATGGCTGAAAAAATTCGTATTACAACACCTTTGACGGAAGAAGCATCCCGTAAATTAAAAGCAGGAGATAGTGTTTTAATAAGTGGTGTTATTTATAGTGCACGCGATGCTGCTCATAAAGTAATGACAGAAGCTTTGGCTAGAGGAGAAAAGCTTCCAATAGATTGGCATAATCAGATCGTTTATTATTTAGGGCCTACACCGGCAAAACCTGGTAATCCGATTGGATCATGCGGTCCAACGACTGCCGGCCGTATGGATGCATATACACCTACGATGCTTGAACAAGGTATAAAAGGAATGATTGGCAAGGGTTCCCGTGAACCAGAAGTTATTGAATCAATGAAGAAAAATGGTGCTACATATTTTGCCGCTGTAGGCGGGGCAGCAGCATTTATTTCTAAATCAGTAAAAAAATACGAAGTAATTGCTTATCCTGAACTTGGACCTGAAGCACTAGCAGCCCTTACGGTAGAAGATTTTCCGGCAATTGTTGTTATTGATTCTGAAGGCAATAACTTTTATGAAATAGGTCAGAAACCTTATCGCAGACTTTAA
- a CDS encoding fumarate hydratase, which translates to MRTIQVEQITEAVAQMCKEAAYYLPEDVYQALKKGRETEESPVGRDVLDQIIKNAEIAKAEDRPICQDTGMTIVFLEVGQDLHIEGGSLNDAINAGVAKGYTEGYLRKSVVAEPLFDRKNTQNNTPAIIYTQMVPGDKLKIEIEPKGFGSENKSDIKMLVPADGVEGVKKAVMDIILHASCNPCPPMVVGVGIGGTMDKAAYYSKRALLRPLTVRNEHPKYAQLEKDLLDMINKTGIGPQLGGTTSALAVNIEWGPTHIAGLPVAVTICCHATRHSKRVL; encoded by the coding sequence ATGCGTACTATACAGGTAGAACAAATTACAGAGGCAGTAGCACAGATGTGTAAAGAAGCTGCTTATTATTTGCCTGAAGATGTTTATCAAGCATTAAAAAAGGGGAGAGAAACTGAAGAATCTCCTGTAGGCCGAGATGTTCTTGATCAAATTATCAAAAACGCAGAAATTGCAAAGGCGGAAGATCGTCCTATCTGTCAGGACACAGGAATGACTATTGTATTTCTAGAAGTAGGACAGGACCTTCATATTGAAGGGGGCAGTCTTAATGATGCTATTAATGCCGGAGTAGCCAAAGGATATACTGAAGGCTATTTAAGAAAATCAGTAGTAGCTGAACCGCTATTTGATAGAAAAAATACACAAAACAATACGCCTGCTATTATTTATACTCAAATGGTTCCTGGAGATAAACTAAAAATTGAAATTGAACCAAAGGGCTTTGGCAGTGAAAATAAATCTGATATAAAAATGCTTGTACCTGCTGATGGAGTTGAAGGTGTAAAAAAAGCTGTTATGGATATTATTTTACATGCGAGCTGTAATCCGTGTCCTCCTATGGTTGTTGGTGTCGGTATTGGCGGCACAATGGATAAGGCTGCGTATTATTCTAAGAGAGCACTTCTTCGTCCGCTGACCGTTCGTAATGAACATCCAAAATATGCACAATTGGAAAAAGATCTTTTAGATATGATTAATAAGACGGGTATTGGCCCACAACTTGGCGGTACTACTTCTGCACTTGCGGTCAATATTGAATGGGGGCCTACTCATATAGCAGGACTTCCTGTTGCTGTAACCATTTGCTGTCATGCAACGCGCCATAGTAAACGTGTATTATAA
- a CDS encoding metallophosphoesterase family protein has translation MSDSHGNIKPIEKAVNAAGVIDIWLHAGDYIQDAEYLQELTGRRVIRVAGNGDWNCLDSKEDVYFTIKNKNVWLTHGHKYKVKWGIETLREESIKNKADIIIFGHSHIYMEKKLANQVFLNPGSISLPRDGKCGTFAVINFPENKSFFYITKYTIR, from the coding sequence ATGAGTGACAGTCACGGTAATATAAAACCTATAGAAAAAGCTGTGAATGCAGCAGGAGTAATTGACATATGGCTCCATGCTGGTGACTATATACAGGATGCAGAATATTTGCAGGAACTTACGGGCAGGCGTGTTATCAGAGTTGCCGGAAACGGAGATTGGAACTGTCTGGATAGTAAAGAAGATGTTTACTTTACAATTAAAAATAAAAATGTATGGTTGACACATGGGCATAAATACAAAGTAAAGTGGGGTATTGAAACTTTACGTGAAGAATCCATAAAGAATAAGGCTGATATAATAATTTTTGGGCATAGCCATATTTATATGGAAAAAAAATTAGCTAATCAGGTATTTTTGAATCCTGGCAGCATTTCTTTACCGCGTGATGGAAAATGTGGAACATTTGCAGTAATTAATTTTCCAGAAAATAAATCATTTTTTTATATAACAAAGTATACAATTAGATGA
- the rdgB gene encoding RdgB/HAM1 family non-canonical purine NTP pyrophosphatase: MKTIVIATKNKGKIKEMIKEFADLPVNVRALTELGNLPDAIENGNSFAENALLKAKFYAEKTGTACIADDSGLEIDELDKRPGIYSARFAGEPSNDMANNKKMLSELNRKNVKESSARYKCVLVFYDIDGTKLQAEGICEGKIRLLKKGNNGFGYDPYFFIGDKSMAELSIEEKNKISHRGKAIRKIKQLLSGYLL; encoded by the coding sequence ATGAAAACAATAGTCATAGCAACAAAAAATAAGGGAAAAATTAAAGAAATGATAAAAGAATTTGCTGATTTGCCGGTAAATGTCAGGGCGTTAACTGAATTAGGCAACTTGCCTGATGCAATAGAAAATGGTAATAGTTTTGCAGAAAATGCGTTGCTGAAAGCAAAATTTTATGCAGAAAAAACAGGTACGGCTTGTATTGCTGATGATTCCGGGCTGGAAATAGATGAATTAGATAAACGTCCGGGAATTTATTCTGCCAGATTTGCCGGGGAACCATCAAATGATATGGCTAATAATAAAAAAATGCTTAGTGAATTGAATCGGAAAAATGTTAAAGAATCTTCTGCAAGATACAAGTGTGTTTTGGTTTTTTATGATATTGACGGAACCAAACTGCAAGCTGAAGGAATATGTGAAGGGAAAATACGCTTGCTAAAAAAAGGAAATAATGGTTTTGGCTATGACCCGTATTTTTTTATTGGTGACAAAAGCATGGCTGAATTATCTATAGAAGAAAAAAATAAAATAAGTCATAGGGGAAAGGCGATAAGGAAAATAAAACAATTATTGTCCGGATATTTGTTATGA
- the rph gene encoding ribonuclease PH, whose protein sequence is MIRADGRSDDEMRRVTITRHYLKHPAGSVLVEFGDTKVICTASIQERVPKFLRGTGSGWLSAEYSLLPASTEVRVAREASRGKISGRTQEIQRLIGRSLRSVMDLKALGERSIIIDCDVIQADGGTRTASITGAFLALVDAMETIYDPQKIFPIKDFLAAVSVGVINEDDVFLDLCYEEDSRAVVDMNVVMTGNGEFVEIQGTGEEHPFSHTQLTQLLAKAEKGIDKLISYQKDILGNYLGWRIGREP, encoded by the coding sequence ATGATAAGGGCAGATGGACGCAGTGACGATGAAATGCGCCGTGTAACAATTACAAGACATTATTTAAAACATCCCGCTGGATCTGTTTTAGTAGAATTTGGCGATACAAAAGTTATTTGTACAGCAAGTATCCAGGAACGAGTTCCTAAATTTTTACGGGGAACAGGCAGTGGGTGGCTTTCTGCTGAATATTCATTATTGCCGGCATCTACTGAGGTCAGAGTGGCAAGAGAAGCTTCACGCGGTAAAATAAGCGGGCGTACGCAGGAAATTCAGCGACTCATTGGAAGAAGTCTTAGGAGTGTGATGGATTTAAAGGCTCTGGGAGAACGTAGTATAATAATAGACTGTGATGTTATACAGGCTGATGGCGGTACTAGAACGGCTTCAATAACAGGAGCTTTTCTGGCTTTGGTAGATGCGATGGAAACTATTTATGACCCGCAAAAAATTTTTCCTATAAAAGATTTTCTGGCTGCTGTGAGTGTGGGAGTAATAAATGAAGATGATGTTTTTCTGGATTTATGCTATGAAGAAGATAGCAGAGCAGTCGTTGATATGAACGTTGTAATGACAGGTAATGGAGAGTTTGTGGAAATACAAGGAACAGGAGAAGAACATCCTTTTTCACATACTCAGTTGACACAGCTTTTAGCTAAAGCAGAAAAGGGAATAGATAAGTTAATTTCCTATCAGAAAGATATTTTAGGAAATTATCTTGGATGGCGGATAGGAAGGGAACCTTAA
- a CDS encoding metallophosphoesterase, which produces MLLPIEGVVLYGSFVERNDIIVKKYNIKMANAGTWSGLKIAHLTDAHVGSFFSLEKLNNTLKHLAAMNADILAVTGDIFDDDVLNVQAVKILGKYVDKFTYGIYFCWGNHEYMHNMKNIKMALNATAIKVLDNRCSIINKNGEKLCLMGVDYPHDRSKFQQQAQIYMKKAVKNAPDSAIKILLAHHSDFIDNGFEYHINLTLTGHTHGGQIGIFGKPLFLGFKYVRGMFRKGYLYGYVSTGAGSWFPFRIGCPPEITLFTLV; this is translated from the coding sequence ATGTTACTTCCTATTGAGGGAGTAGTATTGTATGGAAGTTTTGTTGAAAGAAACGATATTATTGTAAAAAAATACAACATTAAGATGGCGAATGCCGGAACTTGGTCGGGCTTGAAAATAGCTCATTTAACAGACGCCCATGTAGGTAGTTTTTTTTCTCTGGAAAAATTGAATAATACATTAAAACATTTAGCAGCGATGAATGCTGATATCTTAGCAGTAACAGGTGATATTTTTGATGATGACGTCCTTAATGTCCAGGCAGTGAAAATACTAGGTAAATATGTAGATAAATTCACTTATGGAATTTATTTTTGTTGGGGAAATCATGAATATATGCATAATATGAAAAATATAAAGATGGCTTTAAATGCTACGGCGATAAAAGTATTAGATAACAGGTGTAGTATCATTAATAAAAATGGAGAAAAATTATGTCTGATGGGAGTGGATTACCCACATGACAGAAGTAAATTTCAACAGCAGGCGCAAATATATATGAAGAAAGCTGTTAAGAATGCACCTGATTCAGCAATAAAAATATTGTTGGCACATCACTCCGATTTTATTGATAATGGTTTTGAGTATCATATTAATTTAACTTTAACAGGACATACACATGGTGGACAGATCGGTATTTTTGGTAAGCCGCTGTTTCTCGGATTTAAATATGTGCGGGGTATGTTCCGAAAAGGCTATTTATATGGTTATGTGAGTACGGGGGCAGGAAGCTGGTTTCCGTTTAGGATAGGATGTCCACCGGAGATTACCTTATTTACATTGGTATAA
- a CDS encoding macro domain-containing protein produces MPFSIVKENIVNMKTEAIVNAANNDLCQGSGVCGAVFKAAGANKLRTYCQAIGHCSTGKAVITPGGELFADYIIHTVGPVWHGGKKNEAVLLRDCYKNSLNLARENYIKSIAFPLISAGIYGYPLKAALTIAIKECSRFCVDNSIDVYLSLIDPKVIILAQKIDTYI; encoded by the coding sequence ATGCCATTTTCTATTGTAAAAGAAAATATTGTTAATATGAAAACAGAGGCTATTGTTAATGCTGCTAATAATGATCTTTGTCAAGGCAGCGGCGTCTGTGGCGCTGTTTTTAAAGCAGCTGGGGCAAATAAGCTGCGGACTTATTGTCAGGCAATAGGTCATTGCTCTACTGGTAAGGCTGTTATTACACCGGGGGGAGAGCTATTTGCTGATTATATTATTCATACAGTTGGTCCTGTCTGGCATGGCGGGAAAAAGAATGAAGCAGTGCTGCTACGGGATTGCTATAAAAATTCTTTAAATTTAGCACGAGAAAATTATATAAAAAGTATAGCGTTTCCTCTTATTTCTGCAGGAATATATGGCTATCCTCTTAAGGCGGCACTGACAATAGCAATAAAAGAATGCAGCCGTTTTTGTGTTGACAACAGTATAGATGTTTATTTATCGTTAATAGATCCTAAGGTAATTATACTAGCACAGAAAATAGATACATATATTTAA
- a CDS encoding coenzyme F420-0:L-glutamate ligase, which translates to MDNIEIISVPTRILTEKDDIIDTIEKYAKDKITENDVISVAESVVAITQGRFVRPENLKISKLALFCCRFIPDYGSLASPHGMQSLMDVEGKWRVAFALLLGFIGKLVGQNGLFYKWGGEQTALIDDVTGTMPPFDKCIVYGPKNPNDVVRRLKERLNCFGAVIADVNDLQRSRIVGITNGIDGGKIAKLLLHNPFGNASQKTPIVIIKNFKQYQQK; encoded by the coding sequence ATGGACAATATTGAAATAATTTCTGTTCCGACAAGAATATTGACAGAAAAAGATGATATTATAGATACTATTGAAAAATATGCTAAGGATAAAATTACTGAGAATGATGTAATTTCAGTGGCAGAAAGTGTAGTTGCTATTACTCAGGGTAGATTTGTGCGGCCGGAGAACTTAAAAATTTCCAAATTGGCCCTTTTTTGTTGTCGGTTTATACCTGACTATGGTAGTTTGGCAAGTCCACATGGTATGCAATCGCTAATGGATGTTGAAGGGAAATGGCGTGTTGCTTTTGCTCTGCTTTTGGGATTTATTGGCAAACTGGTGGGACAAAATGGCCTTTTTTATAAATGGGGCGGAGAACAGACAGCTTTGATTGATGATGTAACAGGTACTATGCCGCCTTTTGATAAATGTATAGTTTATGGGCCGAAAAATCCTAATGATGTGGTAAGACGGCTAAAAGAAAGATTGAATTGCTTTGGCGCAGTAATAGCTGATGTCAATGATTTGCAACGCTCGCGTATTGTAGGAATTACCAATGGCATAGATGGTGGTAAAATAGCAAAATTGTTATTGCATAATCCATTTGGTAATGCTTCGCAGAAAACACCTATTGTTATTATAAAAAACTTTAAACAATATCAGCAGAAGTAA
- the murI gene encoding glutamate racemase: MQPYAPIGVFDSGSGGLTVVKQLHKILPNEDIIYVGDLKRLPYGPRDPQEIIKFMYQFLNFFAVKKVKMAVFACNTMTSWGYDKIDGKLPYLSVPMSTAIGQALLHAPNKKIGVIATEATINKGFHREMVNKTDKEASIVECSCPDFVPLIEAGHINDSHIDKAAEKYLQIFSGKHIESLILGCTHYPIIKRELIKYLDQEVTLIDPAVDTAWQAKATLERNNLKNNRKKKGRVEFFFSASLQHAAAMVKIVLAMENPIISEINLEKFN, encoded by the coding sequence ATGCAGCCTTATGCGCCCATTGGCGTTTTTGATTCTGGTTCGGGTGGTCTTACCGTTGTTAAACAGTTACATAAAATTTTACCTAATGAGGACATTATTTATGTTGGTGATTTGAAACGCTTACCTTATGGTCCGCGTGACCCGCAGGAGATAATAAAGTTCATGTATCAGTTTTTAAATTTTTTTGCTGTAAAAAAAGTAAAAATGGCTGTATTTGCTTGCAATACAATGACTTCATGGGGATATGACAAGATTGATGGTAAGCTGCCATATCTTTCAGTTCCAATGAGTACGGCAATTGGGCAGGCTTTATTACATGCACCAAATAAAAAGATAGGAGTTATAGCCACGGAAGCCACGATAAATAAAGGTTTTCATCGTGAGATGGTTAACAAGACTGATAAGGAAGCTAGTATAGTGGAATGCTCCTGTCCTGATTTTGTACCACTTATTGAAGCAGGACATATAAATGACAGCCATATAGATAAAGCTGCTGAGAAATACCTGCAGATTTTTTCTGGAAAACATATTGAATCATTAATTTTGGGATGTACACATTATCCTATTATAAAAAGAGAGTTAATAAAATATTTGGATCAGGAAGTTACTTTAATTGATCCAGCAGTAGATACGGCATGGCAGGCAAAAGCCACTTTAGAAAGAAATAATCTAAAGAATAATAGAAAGAAGAAAGGAAGAGTTGAGTTTTTCTTTTCCGCATCACTGCAGCATGCTGCTGCAATGGTAAAAATTGTTTTAGCGATGGAAAATCCCATCATAAGTGAGATAAATTTAGAAAAATTTAATTGA
- a CDS encoding acyl-CoA thioesterase, whose product MITEVTHRVNFFDTDAMAVVHHANYIKWFEIGRVDFLRKNKITLTEIMADGYIFPITNVSAKYISSAHYDEVLVIKTIPTALTKAKMEFNYEIYRQCDSAVLVKGYTQNVFTHRDTGKITRLPEKYYNRLQQALN is encoded by the coding sequence GTGATTACAGAAGTTACGCATAGAGTTAATTTTTTTGATACAGATGCCATGGCAGTTGTGCATCATGCCAATTATATAAAGTGGTTTGAAATAGGCCGGGTTGATTTTTTGCGTAAAAATAAGATAACACTAACTGAGATAATGGCCGATGGATATATATTTCCAATAACTAATGTAAGTGCTAAATACATTTCTTCTGCCCATTACGATGAAGTGCTAGTGATAAAGACAATTCCAACTGCATTAACAAAAGCTAAAATGGAATTTAATTATGAGATATATAGACAGTGTGATAGTGCTGTTTTGGTTAAAGGGTATACACAAAATGTTTTTACGCATAGGGACACAGGTAAAATAACTCGTCTGCCAGAAAAATATTATAATAGATTACAACAGGCATTAAACTAA